Proteins encoded in a region of the Deinobacterium chartae genome:
- the moaC gene encoding cyclic pyranopterin monophosphate synthase MoaC — protein sequence MSEPPSPLTHFQGGRPRMVDISSKDITLRTARAEAHILLPETARAALEAGTLKGDPLAVAQLAGIMAAKRTGELIPLCHPLPLRGVEVLLEAVPEGLRCEARVRTEGPTGVEMEALTAVTVAALTVYDMLKSASKGIEIARVRLLEKTGGKSGDWYAPDLNAP from the coding sequence ATGTCCGAGCCGCCCTCCCCGCTGACCCACTTCCAGGGTGGCCGCCCACGCATGGTGGACATTTCCTCCAAGGACATCACCCTGCGCACCGCCCGCGCCGAGGCCCACATTCTGCTGCCCGAGACCGCACGGGCTGCGCTCGAGGCCGGAACGCTCAAAGGGGACCCGCTGGCGGTGGCGCAACTGGCTGGCATCATGGCCGCCAAGCGCACCGGTGAGCTGATCCCACTGTGCCATCCGCTGCCGCTGCGCGGCGTGGAGGTGCTCCTCGAGGCGGTGCCCGAGGGCCTGCGCTGCGAGGCGCGGGTGCGGACCGAGGGACCGACCGGGGTGGAGATGGAGGCCCTGACCGCCGTGACGGTCGCGGCCCTGACGGTCTACGACATGCTGAAGTCTGCCAGCAAGGGCATCGAGATCGCACGGGTCCGGTTGCTGGAGAAAACCGGCGGAAAGTCCGGCGACTGGTACGCCCCGGACCTCAACGCACCCTGA
- a CDS encoding YceD family protein, with the protein MPASNTPPILNLARLLRVQGETEVEGEFERLTYLRAGETAELVLATPGRYDVQVHTVGDDDFWLSGTLEATLTQDCARCLRPVEIPLELSLGVLMRYDPKVEAPYLDETPEGEELLMFGDPQLDLSAFFSESLLMGLPLIVLHDERCKGLCEVCGIDLNDDSGQTCPYLPGPCPRLERPQTREQEDGAARKNPFAGLASLDLPDE; encoded by the coding sequence ATGCCTGCTTCCAACACCCCGCCCATCCTCAACCTCGCACGCCTGCTGCGTGTGCAGGGCGAGACCGAAGTCGAGGGTGAGTTCGAGCGTCTGACCTACCTGCGCGCTGGCGAAACCGCCGAACTCGTTCTGGCCACTCCCGGCCGCTACGACGTTCAGGTTCACACGGTCGGTGACGACGACTTCTGGCTCTCCGGCACCCTCGAGGCCACCCTCACCCAAGACTGCGCCCGCTGCCTGCGCCCGGTCGAGATTCCCCTCGAGCTGAGCCTGGGCGTGCTGATGCGCTACGACCCCAAGGTCGAGGCCCCCTATCTGGACGAGACGCCCGAGGGCGAGGAACTGCTGATGTTCGGCGATCCGCAGCTCGACCTGAGTGCTTTTTTCTCCGAGAGCCTGCTGATGGGCCTGCCCCTGATCGTGTTGCACGACGAGCGCTGCAAGGGACTGTGCGAGGTCTGCGGCATTGACCTCAACGACGACTCCGGCCAGACCTGCCCGTACCTGCCCGGCCCCTGCCCACGCCTCGAGCGTCCGCAGACCCGGGAACAAGAGGACGGGGCTGCCCGCAAGAACCCCTTCGCCGGTCTGGCCTCGCTGGACCTGCCCGACGAATAA